In Notamacropus eugenii isolate mMacEug1 chromosome 1, mMacEug1.pri_v2, whole genome shotgun sequence, one genomic interval encodes:
- the KCNG1 gene encoding voltage-gated potassium channel regulatory subunit KCNG1, giving the protein MTLLPGENSDYDYSALSCTSDASCSHPHAFFPRSESLKGVFYRRAKRLHPKDNVHQSSQPEDRKRQIIINVGGIKYLLPWTTLDEFPLTRLGQLKSCTNFDDILNVCDDYDVTCNEFFFDRNPGAFRTILTFLRVGKLRLLREMCALSFQEELLYWGIEEDNLDWCCRRRYLQKIEEFAEMNERESDLLESESPGEMAEETGLGRCMKRLQDMVERPHSGLPGKVFACLSVLFVTITAVNLSISTMPSLREEEEQGECSPMCYNIFIVESVCVGWFSLEFLLRFIQAPSKFAFLRSPLTLIDIIAILPYYITLVVDSTSVGQKKPSSGNSYLDKVGLVLRILRALRILYVMRLARHSLGLQTLGLTARRCTREFGLLLLFLCVAIALFAPLLYVIENEMADSQEFSSIPACYWWAVITMTTVGYGDMVPRSTPGQVVALSSILSGILLMAFPVTSIFHTFSRSYLELKQEQERVMYRRSQFLIKTKSQLSNMSQNSNVLFDSTSSDTRDNN; this is encoded by the exons ATGACCCTCTTGCCTGGAGAAAACTCCGATTATGATTACAGTGCCCTGAGCTGCACCTCTGATGCCTCCTGCAGTCATCCGCATGCTTTCTTTCCGCGGTCTGAGTCCCTCAAGGGAGTATTTTACCGAAGAGCCAAGAGACTTCATCCCAAAGATAATGTCCACCAAAGCAGTCAGCCTGAGGACCGAAAGAGGCAGATCATCATTAACGTGGGGGGGATCAAGTACCTGCTGCCTTGGACAACTCTGGACGAGTTTCCCCTGACCCGGTTGGGCCAGCTGAAATCCTGCACCAACTTCGATGACATCCTCAACGTCTGTGATGACTATGATGTGACCTGCAATGAGTTCTTCTTCGACCGCAACCCTGGGGCCTTCCGGACGATCTTGACTTTCCTCCGGGTGGGGAAGCTCCGGCTGCTCAGGGAGATGTGCGCCCTCTCTTTCCAGGAGGAGCTCCTGTACTGGGGTATCGAGGAGGACAACCTGGACTGGTGCTGCCGGCGGCGATACCTGCAGAAGATTGAGGAGTTTGCGGAGATGAACGAAAGGGAGTCTGACCTGCTGGAGAGCGAGAGCCCTGGGGAGATGGCCGAGGAGACTGGGCTGGGCCGGTGCATGAAGAGGCTGCAGGACATGGTGGAGAGGCCCCATTCTGGGCTGCCGGGGAAGGTGTTTGCCTGTCTGTCTGTACTGTTTGTGACCATCACTGCGGTGAATCTGTCTATCAGCACCATGCCCAGcttgagggaggaggaagaacaa GGTGAATGCTCCCCAATGTGCTACAACATCTTCATTGTGGAGTCCGTGTGCGTGGGCTGGTTCTCCCTCGAGTTCCTGCTGAGGTTCATCCAAGCACCCAGCAAGTTTGCCTTCCTCCGGAGCCCCTTGACTCTGATTGACATAATTGCCATCCTCCCCTATTATATTACTCTGGTGGTGGATAGCACTTCTGTGGGCCAAAAAAAGCCCAGCTCTGGCAACAGCTACCTGGACAAAGTGGGCCTGGTGCTCCGCATCCTGCGGGCCTTGAGGATCTTGTATGTCATGAGGTTGGCGAGACATTCTCTGGGCCTGCAGACACTTGGGCTCACGGCCCGACGGTGCACACGGGAATTCGGTCTCCTGCTGCTCTTCCTGTGTGTGGCTATTGCCCTCTTTGCCCCATTACTTTATGTCATTGAGAACGAGATGGCTGATAGCCAAGAATTCAGCAGCATTCCAGCCTGCTACTGGTGGGCTGTCATCACCATGACCACAGTGGGTTATGGTGACATGGTACCCAGGAGCACCCCTGGCCAAGTGGTGGCCCTGAGCAGTATACTTAGTGGCATCCTCCTTATGGCATTCCCTGTGACCTCCATCTTCCACACATTCTCCCGCTCCTAC